Proteins from one Hydrogenophaga sp. SL48 genomic window:
- a CDS encoding Bug family tripartite tricarboxylate transporter substrate binding protein: MKIWTRRYLISAIPALLVSTGALAQDWAPNKQVTIVAPAGAGGGLDMVARTMAKVFDAKKIVTQPITVENKPGGGQVTGTVEFATKEARNDHKLMIASTPFILNHIKRDGNSPIGPDQIHPLAMLQVDYGVIAVRADSKFKNLKELVDAVKANPANVQFLGGGAPGTWDHLNTILVVRKAGVDTKAFKYNSYNNGGEALTALLGGHGEAMTSDVSSIKQYVQAGKVRVLGVSSAARLTEDDVMKSVPTYKEQGFDVTTANWRGVFVGKDVSPAAKAYWGKKVAELVATPEWKEELKKQGVLNEYKDAKGFYAHLKEELGDYTDSYKELGMAK, translated from the coding sequence ATGAAAATTTGGACCAGGCGCTACCTGATTTCTGCCATTCCGGCACTGCTTGTTTCGACGGGCGCTCTTGCCCAAGACTGGGCTCCAAACAAGCAAGTCACCATCGTCGCGCCGGCCGGCGCAGGTGGGGGCCTGGACATGGTGGCGCGCACCATGGCGAAGGTGTTTGACGCCAAGAAGATCGTGACCCAACCCATCACGGTAGAAAACAAACCCGGTGGCGGACAGGTCACGGGCACGGTGGAGTTCGCCACCAAGGAAGCGCGCAACGATCACAAGCTGATGATCGCGTCCACCCCGTTCATCCTCAACCACATCAAGCGCGACGGCAACAGCCCCATTGGCCCGGACCAGATCCATCCCCTGGCCATGCTTCAGGTCGACTACGGAGTGATCGCTGTGCGCGCTGACTCCAAGTTCAAGAACCTCAAGGAACTGGTGGATGCGGTCAAGGCAAACCCGGCCAACGTGCAGTTTTTGGGCGGCGGGGCACCCGGCACCTGGGACCACTTGAACACCATCCTGGTGGTGCGCAAGGCCGGTGTCGACACCAAGGCCTTCAAGTACAACTCGTACAACAACGGTGGTGAGGCTCTGACGGCGCTGCTCGGAGGTCACGGTGAAGCCATGACCTCCGATGTGTCCTCCATCAAACAGTACGTGCAAGCCGGCAAAGTCCGTGTGCTGGGCGTTTCCTCTGCCGCACGACTGACCGAAGACGACGTGATGAAGAGCGTGCCCACCTACAAGGAACAAGGCTTCGACGTCACCACCGCCAACTGGCGTGGTGTGTTCGTCGGCAAGGACGTCTCGCCCGCAGCGAAGGCTTACTGGGGCAAGAAGGTGGCCGAACTGGTGGCCACGCCGGAATGGAAAGAGGAGCTCAAAAAGCAAGGCGTCCTCAATGAGTACAAGGACGCCAAAGGGTTCTATGCCCACCTGAAGGAGGAGCTGGGCGACTACACCGACAGCTACAAAGAACTCGGTATGGCCAAGTAA
- a CDS encoding tripartite tricarboxylate transporter permease produces MQPINLLFAFIGCLLGTLVGVLPGIGPISGVALLIPVTASITSGMPAADAATSSIILLAGVYYGAMYGGSTTAILINTPGENSSVCTTLDGYQMAKQGRAGVALAICAIASFVAGLIACIGLIFLALPLAELSLKFGPAAQFSLMILGLCALSSLAAKSQLKAFVMTLCGLILSTVGVDPISGVARMTFGYTELYSGIEFLTLAVGMFALGEVFKTIITRDYASGEPIQVGSLLPSVQDLKDSTPSILRGSLLGFFQGLIPGSGATLCSFMAYTVEKKLSKNGKNFGKGAIEGVAAPEAANNAAAGGAMIPLLTLGIPGTGTTAVLMGALIMFNITPGPLLFQEHPQVAWGLIASMLVGNVMLLVLNLPLVKVFAKVIETPPTYLIPGILAISVFGVYAVQVSIFNLLLMIASGVAAYFLAKNDYPIAPLVLALILGPLIENNLRRGMNLYNGDWFQFLSDPASIVFLTIAVLWVGIPQVMKLRGKTVLVEDA; encoded by the coding sequence TTGCAACCCATCAACCTGCTGTTTGCATTCATCGGTTGCCTGCTGGGCACCTTGGTCGGCGTCTTGCCTGGCATCGGCCCCATCAGTGGTGTGGCGCTGCTCATTCCGGTTACCGCCTCCATCACCAGCGGCATGCCGGCAGCCGATGCCGCCACCAGCTCCATCATCCTGCTCGCTGGCGTGTACTACGGCGCCATGTATGGCGGCTCGACCACGGCCATCCTGATCAACACCCCGGGCGAGAACTCCTCAGTGTGCACCACCCTGGACGGTTACCAGATGGCCAAGCAGGGGCGCGCCGGGGTTGCCTTGGCCATCTGCGCCATTGCATCGTTTGTGGCCGGCCTGATCGCCTGTATCGGGCTGATTTTCCTGGCCCTACCCCTGGCCGAGTTGTCGCTGAAATTCGGCCCAGCCGCCCAGTTCTCGCTGATGATTCTGGGTCTCTGTGCGCTGAGCAGTCTGGCTGCCAAGTCACAGCTCAAAGCCTTTGTCATGACACTGTGCGGGCTGATCCTGTCCACCGTGGGCGTGGACCCGATTTCGGGTGTCGCCCGCATGACTTTCGGATACACCGAGTTGTACAGTGGCATCGAGTTCCTGACGCTGGCGGTAGGCATGTTTGCTCTGGGTGAGGTCTTCAAAACCATCATCACGCGTGACTACGCATCTGGCGAACCGATCCAGGTGGGCAGCCTCCTGCCCAGCGTGCAGGACTTGAAGGACAGCACCCCCTCCATCCTGCGCGGTTCGCTGCTTGGCTTCTTCCAAGGTCTCATCCCCGGCAGTGGCGCCACGCTGTGCTCGTTCATGGCCTACACAGTGGAAAAGAAACTGAGCAAGAACGGCAAGAACTTCGGCAAAGGCGCCATCGAAGGGGTGGCCGCCCCCGAGGCCGCCAACAACGCGGCAGCAGGCGGCGCCATGATCCCGTTGCTGACCCTGGGCATTCCCGGCACCGGCACCACCGCCGTGCTGATGGGGGCGCTGATCATGTTCAACATCACCCCCGGACCTCTGCTGTTCCAGGAACATCCGCAAGTGGCCTGGGGCCTGATCGCCAGCATGCTGGTGGGCAACGTGATGCTGCTGGTGCTCAACCTGCCCCTGGTCAAGGTGTTTGCCAAGGTCATCGAGACACCTCCCACCTACCTGATCCCAGGCATCCTGGCCATCTCGGTCTTTGGTGTGTACGCGGTGCAGGTCAGCATTTTCAACTTGTTGCTGATGATCGCCAGCGGCGTCGCGGCCTACTTCCTGGCCAAGAACGACTACCCGATCGCTCCGCTGGTGCTGGCGCTGATTCTGGGCCCCCTGATCGAGAACAACCTGCGTCGGGGCATGAACCTGTACAACGGCGACTGGTTCCAGTTCCTCTCGGATCCTGCGTCGATTGTGTTCCTCACGATCGCTGTGCTCTGGGTGGGCATTCCGCAGGTCATGAAGCTTCGCGGCAAGACCGTTCTGGTTGAGGACGCATGA
- a CDS encoding tripartite tricarboxylate transporter TctB family protein, giving the protein MFDRIFNLILVALGVALYWHSGTMTTDLTSGNIGPEILPRVLAIALIITASLNLATIMRKQPAGRINGGNEDSDDRSAYTKFLILVGLLVAYSLLLEQLGYVISTFLFLLAAIQTMERGRLLKSAVISAAFAGGVYLLYVKVALGSLPPLPFLE; this is encoded by the coding sequence ATGTTCGATCGAATATTCAACCTGATTCTTGTGGCCCTGGGTGTCGCGCTTTACTGGCATTCAGGCACCATGACCACCGACTTGACCAGTGGAAACATCGGTCCGGAAATCCTTCCCAGGGTGCTTGCCATCGCATTGATCATCACGGCCAGTCTGAACCTGGCCACGATCATGCGCAAACAACCGGCTGGCCGCATAAACGGGGGAAATGAAGATAGTGACGACCGCAGTGCGTACACCAAGTTTCTGATCCTCGTTGGCCTGCTGGTGGCCTATTCCCTGCTGCTGGAGCAGTTGGGCTACGTCATTTCCACCTTCCTGTTCCTGCTGGCCGCTATCCAGACGATGGAGCGCGGCCGCCTGCTCAAGTCTGCGGTCATCTCAGCTGCGTTTGCTGGCGGCGTCTACCTGCTGTACGTCAAGGTAGCTCTGGGCTCTCTGCCCCCCCTGCCGTTTCTTGAATAA
- a CDS encoding aspartate/glutamate racemase family protein, producing MSDKETAPRVVLVHAVPVAMAPVEAAFKRLWPQVRRSNLLDDGLPADLERAGRLTPELHERIARLVDHAVGIGAQGVLFTCSAFGDAIAAAAARAPIPVLKPDQAMFDEALQAGRRIGMLATFAPAVPNMERDFRAAAKLRGIDVDIESVCVPEAMNAARAGDTVRHNQLLVEATSRLAHCDAVMLAQFSTSVALDDVQSVLACPVLSSPDAAVALLKKQLG from the coding sequence ATGAGCGACAAGGAAACGGCGCCTCGCGTGGTTCTCGTCCACGCGGTCCCGGTGGCCATGGCACCAGTGGAAGCGGCGTTCAAGCGCCTGTGGCCGCAGGTCCGTCGCAGCAATCTGCTCGACGATGGCCTGCCGGCCGATCTGGAGCGCGCGGGGCGGCTGACTCCCGAGCTGCATGAGCGCATTGCGCGCTTGGTGGATCATGCCGTGGGCATTGGAGCCCAGGGCGTGTTGTTTACCTGCTCGGCGTTTGGTGATGCCATTGCGGCCGCTGCGGCACGAGCACCCATCCCGGTGCTCAAGCCGGACCAGGCCATGTTCGACGAGGCCCTGCAAGCAGGACGCCGCATAGGCATGCTTGCCACGTTTGCGCCAGCCGTGCCCAACATGGAGAGGGACTTTCGCGCAGCGGCAAAGCTCCGCGGCATCGACGTGGACATCGAGTCGGTTTGCGTGCCGGAGGCCATGAATGCCGCGCGGGCGGGCGATACCGTTCGGCACAACCAGCTGCTTGTCGAAGCGACCTCTCGACTGGCTCATTGCGACGCGGTGATGCTGGCACAATTTTCCACGTCTGTAGCACTCGATGACGTGCAGTCGGTGCTGGCCTGCCCAGTGCTCAGCTCTCCCGATGCGGCTGTGGCCCTTCTGAAAAAGCAACTCGGCTGA